From Xylocopa sonorina isolate GNS202 chromosome 2, iyXylSono1_principal, whole genome shotgun sequence, a single genomic window includes:
- the LOC143433007 gene encoding uncharacterized protein LOC143433007 has protein sequence MLGLIFRGVFLIGVLTWYSASVWKLIDGYFRDQFKSYLAEEYRKNPRMKSDTEGNTVDKIGRVPTTPSPETTLEPLRELFEAERAATCAVEVVGNVMAEVHEEQRVTGGTSENEAAGESIDKNAFLGTAAESGLESSESSEDGQDSRPSVNQDDRDLERQGDNDRHRSAYALSKNSRKRINYRRKSVPTDRSRENGLSNKQNVRVTRLTDRDHKSRSHASDDDDFWEFEEEADGKEPVEGILVSKLPFKPRTDIGDLERVTADEYCPLSLEDEASCDEVFKWP, from the coding sequence ATGTTGGGTTTAATCTTTCGCGGTGTCTTTCTAATTGGAGTACTCACCTGGTACAGCGCCAGCGTGTGGAAATTGATCGACGGCTACTTCAGGGATCAGTTTAAAAGTTACTTGGCGGAGGAGTACCGGAAGAATCCACGGATGAAGTCCGATACAGAGGGGAACACTGTCGATAAAATCGGTCGCGTACCGACCACGCCAAGTCCCGAGACGACACTGGAGCCGCTGCGCGAGCTGTTCGAAGCGGAACGCGCAGCGACATGCGCAGTCGAGGTAGTAGGGAACGTCATGGCGGAAGTGCACGAAGAGCAACGAGTGACAGGTGGCACTAGTGAAAACGAGGCTGCAGGGGAATCCATCGATAAAAATGCATTCCTGGGAACCGCTGCTGAATCGGGGTTGGAAAGTAGCGAGTCGTCTGAGGACGGGCAGGATTCTCGACCATCTGTTAATCAAGACGACCGTGACCTCGAACGGCAAGGGGATAACGATCGACATCGATCAGCTTACGCTCTGTCGAAAAACTCGCGGAAGAGGATCAACTACAGAAGGAAGTCGGTTCCCACGGATAGATCGCGCGAAAACGGATTGTCTAATAAGCAAAACGTGAGAGTGACCAGATTGACCGATCGTGATCACAAATCTCGAAGCCATGCCTCCGACGACGACGATTTCTGGGAGTTCGAGGAGGAAGCGGATGGAAAGGAACCAGTGGAGGGTATTTTGGTCTCCAAGCTGCCTTTCAAACCGAGGACGGATATAGGCGATTTGGAAAGGGTCACTGCTGACGAGTATTGTCCCTTGAGTTTGGAGGACGAGGCCTCTTGCGATGAAGTATTCAAGTGGCCTTAA
- the LOC143432982 gene encoding uncharacterized protein LOC143432982: MVKPYKMSRSIASVAVAALALLQAVSAIDVSQNKNVRLEFGSGDVVQKPKLLDPNSDERAPPLFIGDLVIGQRYPDETVFRRVIEFNNPTNVVQSTTLDVSVTNGIIHYINARNVQGSQAVVCGNPNILGSSKSSISLRVPPNSLATLTLTVAAH, encoded by the exons ATGGTGAAACCGTACAAAATGTCTCGTTCGATCGCCTCGGTGGCCGTCGCGGCCTTGGCACTGCTTCAGGCCGTTTCTGCCATCGACGTCTCGCAGAACAAGAACGTCCGTCTGGAGTTTGGTAGCGGCGACGTCGTCCAGAAGCCGAAATTG CTGGATCCCAACTCCGACGAACGTGCACCACCACTGTTCATCGGCGACTTGGTCATCGGTCAACGCTACCCTGACGAAACGGTTTTCCGTCGAGTGATCGAATTCAATAATCCGACTAACGTGGTTCAAAGTACAACATTGGATGTGTCCGTCACGAATg GAATTATCCACTACATCAACGCTCGAAACGTGCAAGGTAGTCAAGCGGTTGTCTGTGGCAATCCAAATATCCTAGGAAGCAGCAAAAGCAGCATTAGCCTCCGAGTTCCACCGAATTCGTTAGCTACTTTAACTCTAACTGTTGCTGCGCACTAA